A single genomic interval of Rhododendron vialii isolate Sample 1 chromosome 3a, ASM3025357v1 harbors:
- the LOC131320381 gene encoding uncharacterized protein LOC131320381, with translation MSRFFSSFVGINSAMTIVKIILLLGLLLPLSFTSPADDAKDEAIGRLLCHPDPTKTDEFPGVIRFPIPHDSDSIPLEFRALVGTEFARPEDHLYPTVRFCRVSILVINRTSPFSPFRNHPVDNEVHQFLGYPYISAEQLFDDSFPVIQSVQLESIDYHQVGGLKGWTMNLNSTEWAANEQFMVGDSLMFVYNINHYDVLEVGRSGYDSCDDKNLLMNVTEDANNIFKLTEAKSYYFISSRDRCLQGLKMAINVNTLPPPPPPTPQTEYSSANTCILNMILTSLLILWAGVFN, from the exons ATGAGTCGTTTCTTCTCATCCTTTGTGGGAATTAATTCAGCAATGACTATTGTCAAGATAATACTCCTACTCGGTCTGCTGCTGCCACTTTCATTCACCTCTCCAGCAGATGACGCAAAAGATGAAGCCATAGGCCGCCTCCTCTGCCATCCCGATCCCACAAAAACCGATGAATTCCCCGGCGTAATACGGTTCCCGATCCCTCACGATTCCGATTCGATCCCTCTAGAGTTTCGTGCTTTGGTGGGGACCGAATTTGCCCGTCCAGAGGATCACCTATACCCCACCGTTCGCTTTTGCCGGGTCTCCATCCTCGTTATCAATCGAACATCACCATTCTCGCCTTTTCGAAACCACCCAGTCGACAATGAAGTTCATCAGTTTCTAGGGTATCCGTATATTTCAGCAGAACAACTCTTTGATGACTCTTTTCCAGTAATTCAG TCTGTCCAACTCGAATCCATAGACTATCACCAAGTTGGTGGATTGAAAGGCTGGACCATGAACTTGAATTCTACGGAGTGGGCCGCTAACGAACAGTTTATGGTTGGAGACTCTCTAA TGTTTGTTTACAACATAAATCATTACGACGTGTTAGAGGTAGGTCGAAGTGGTTACGATTCTTGCGATGACAAAAATTTGCTTATGAACGTGACAGAAGACGCGaacaatatttttaaactaaCCGAAGCTAAATCTTACTACTTTATAAGTAGTAGAGATCGTTGCCTTCAAGGTCTTAAGATGGCGATCAATGTGAATAcgcttcctcctcctccacctccaacTCCACAGACGGAGTACTCATCTGCAAACACATGCATCCTAAACATGATCTTGACTTCACTCCTGATTCTGTGGGCTGGGGTCTTCAACTGA